A genome region from Arthrobacter sp. SLBN-100 includes the following:
- a CDS encoding MFS transporter, which translates to MAASNTVDEASGTTQAWSPRLALLVAATFFMEFLDGTVLTTAIPNIAADFRVPAPDVNITMTAYLLTVAMGIPLSGWLAERFGARRVFCLAIAVFTVASLACSLSQDLATLTLSRVAQGLGGAMMVPVGTLLVLRGTPKADLLRATAFLVWPGLLAPVLAPLVGGALTTYLSWHWIFLINLPLGAAAFIAALRLVPAAAGDPGRRLDWLGLFLTTLGVGSLVVGLELVSTHPGAPWAALSAGFGAVFLACAVLWMRRTRNPLFDLGVFSTRTFRAMATGGFAYRLTISSVPFLLPLMFQAGFGWSPLHAGAMVAAVFIGNIGIKPATTPLIRRFGFRAMLVFASLASAVTFALCALLTAETPQALTFALLVCSGAFRSIGFSAYASVQYADIAPAQLTSANTVSATLVQLATGAGIAVGALLIRVFDGLGTFPDDAAGPFRGAFFAMAVLMLASTGDSLFLPRHAGAEVSQRKAQRV; encoded by the coding sequence ATGGCAGCCAGCAACACCGTGGACGAGGCGTCCGGCACCACCCAGGCGTGGAGTCCGCGCCTGGCTCTGCTGGTGGCCGCAACCTTCTTTATGGAGTTTCTCGACGGCACGGTCCTCACCACGGCAATCCCCAACATTGCTGCCGACTTTCGTGTTCCGGCCCCGGACGTAAACATCACTATGACGGCCTACCTGCTGACCGTTGCCATGGGCATCCCGCTCAGCGGCTGGCTGGCTGAGCGCTTCGGCGCCCGCCGCGTTTTCTGCCTGGCCATTGCGGTTTTCACCGTCGCGTCCCTGGCATGTTCGTTGAGCCAGGACCTGGCCACACTCACCCTCAGCCGGGTGGCCCAAGGGCTCGGCGGCGCCATGATGGTACCCGTGGGCACCCTTCTGGTCCTGCGCGGGACACCCAAGGCCGACCTGCTCCGCGCCACGGCATTCCTGGTGTGGCCCGGGCTCCTGGCACCTGTCCTGGCCCCTCTGGTGGGCGGGGCGCTGACCACCTACCTGTCCTGGCACTGGATCTTCCTGATCAACCTCCCGCTGGGCGCTGCCGCATTCATTGCCGCCCTGCGGCTGGTTCCGGCAGCGGCCGGAGATCCTGGCCGGCGGCTGGACTGGCTGGGGCTGTTCCTCACCACGCTGGGCGTGGGCTCTTTGGTAGTGGGCCTCGAACTGGTGAGCACCCACCCCGGGGCCCCCTGGGCGGCGCTCAGTGCCGGATTCGGCGCCGTGTTCCTCGCCTGCGCCGTCCTGTGGATGCGCCGGACCCGCAACCCGCTTTTTGACCTCGGGGTGTTCAGCACCCGCACGTTCCGGGCCATGGCGACTGGCGGGTTCGCCTACCGGTTGACCATCAGCTCGGTTCCCTTCCTGCTGCCGCTGATGTTCCAGGCCGGCTTCGGCTGGTCCCCGCTGCACGCCGGAGCGATGGTGGCGGCCGTCTTCATCGGGAACATCGGCATCAAGCCGGCCACAACACCGCTGATCCGGCGCTTCGGCTTCCGGGCCATGCTGGTGTTCGCTTCGCTTGCTTCAGCAGTGACCTTCGCCCTCTGCGCCCTGCTGACGGCGGAAACGCCCCAGGCACTCACGTTTGCCCTGCTGGTCTGCAGCGGGGCCTTCCGCTCCATCGGCTTCTCGGCCTACGCCTCCGTGCAGTACGCCGACATCGCACCGGCGCAACTGACATCCGCCAACACCGTGTCCGCCACTCTGGTTCAGCTCGCTACCGGTGCCGGCATTGCCGTGGGCGCCCTGCTGATCCGGGTGTTCGACGGACTGGGCACCTTTCCTGACGACGCTGCCGGACCCTTCCGCGGGGCTTTCTTCGCAATGGCAGTGCTGATGCTCGCCAGCACGGGGGACAGCCTCTTCCTCCCGCGTCACGCCGGGGCGGAAGTCAGCCAGCGAAAGGCCCAGCGGGTCTGA
- a CDS encoding RecQ family ATP-dependent DNA helicase: MVDNQYATATSEPAPDFDAPLPDAARSSGPVSTTATSREALEVLRELVGHPEAAFHEGQFEAIEALVDGGRRALVVQRTGWGKSAVYFVASLLLRRRGAGPTLIVSPLLALMRDQVAAAARAGVRAVAINSANQLEWDAVREQLAADQVDVLLVSPERLTNPSFRETQLPELIRRTGLLVIDEAHCISDWGHDFRPDYRRIADLITQLPDTVPVLATTATANSRVVHDIEEQLGDAVLTIRGSLGRDSLRLGVLTLPDSKQRLGWLLTHLADLSGSGIIYTLTVSAAEDTARLLAEAGHHVLAYTGRTDPADRERAEQLLKDNQVKALVATSALGMGFDKPDLGFVVHLGAPSSPVAYYQQVGRAGRGAANADVLLLPGAEDRDIWQYFATASMPSEEKAAAVLTALGEAGTALSTVALEARVDLRRTPLELLLKVLSVDGAVERVGGGWRATGQPWIYDAERYKRIAEARVDEQDSMVIYQDTAGCRMEYITSVLDDETAKPCGRCDNCAGRWFPSEIADAATEAASQTLSRAGGVLEARLQWPTGMDRLGVPVKGKLKPGEGLAEGRVLARLTDLGWGGALRELFAAGAEDRSVDPGMLQACVQVLREWGAGDTRTPGWSGVGRPAAIVSIPSRGKPQLVESLARGISEIGRIPYLGGLQLAHGGPTGGRGGNSAYRLAGVWDRLVVGPELDAALSGLNGQAVMLIDDLADSRWTLTVAGRALRQAGAGAVLPLVLAQAG, from the coding sequence ATGGTCGATAACCAGTACGCCACAGCAACTTCTGAGCCTGCCCCGGATTTTGACGCCCCCTTGCCGGACGCAGCGCGGTCCAGCGGTCCCGTCTCTACCACCGCAACCTCCCGGGAAGCGCTCGAGGTTCTCCGCGAGCTCGTGGGGCACCCGGAGGCTGCCTTCCATGAGGGTCAGTTCGAGGCCATTGAGGCACTGGTCGACGGCGGCCGGCGGGCTTTGGTGGTCCAGCGCACCGGCTGGGGCAAGTCGGCCGTCTATTTTGTGGCGTCCCTGCTGCTGCGCCGCCGGGGTGCCGGGCCCACCCTCATCGTCTCGCCCCTGCTGGCATTGATGCGGGACCAGGTGGCTGCCGCTGCCCGCGCGGGGGTCCGTGCCGTTGCCATCAACTCCGCCAACCAGCTGGAGTGGGATGCCGTCCGTGAACAGCTCGCCGCCGACCAGGTGGACGTCCTGCTGGTTTCCCCGGAGCGGCTCACCAACCCGTCCTTCCGGGAAACCCAGCTGCCGGAACTGATCCGGCGGACCGGCCTGCTGGTGATCGACGAAGCCCACTGCATCTCCGACTGGGGCCACGACTTCCGCCCTGACTACCGCCGCATCGCGGACCTGATCACCCAACTGCCGGATACCGTTCCGGTGCTGGCCACCACGGCCACGGCCAACTCCCGGGTGGTGCACGACATCGAAGAGCAGCTCGGGGACGCGGTGCTCACCATCCGCGGTTCCCTGGGGCGTGATTCCTTGCGGCTGGGCGTCCTGACGCTGCCGGACTCGAAGCAGCGCCTGGGCTGGCTCCTGACGCATCTGGCCGATCTTTCCGGCAGCGGCATCATCTATACCTTGACTGTGTCTGCTGCCGAGGACACTGCACGGCTCCTCGCCGAAGCCGGCCACCACGTGCTGGCCTATACCGGCCGCACTGATCCGGCGGACAGGGAGCGTGCCGAGCAGCTGCTGAAGGACAACCAGGTCAAGGCCCTGGTGGCCACCTCGGCACTCGGGATGGGCTTCGACAAGCCGGACCTCGGCTTTGTGGTCCACCTTGGGGCGCCGTCGTCCCCGGTGGCGTACTACCAGCAGGTGGGCCGTGCCGGCCGAGGCGCCGCCAACGCCGACGTCCTGCTGCTCCCCGGCGCGGAGGACCGGGACATCTGGCAGTACTTTGCCACCGCCTCCATGCCATCCGAGGAGAAGGCCGCGGCAGTCCTTACTGCCTTGGGCGAGGCCGGAACAGCGCTCTCCACCGTTGCCTTGGAGGCGCGGGTAGACCTGCGCCGCACCCCGCTGGAACTGCTGCTCAAAGTACTGTCCGTGGACGGCGCCGTGGAACGGGTGGGTGGTGGATGGCGGGCCACGGGGCAGCCATGGATCTATGACGCTGAGCGGTACAAGCGAATCGCCGAGGCGCGCGTGGACGAGCAGGATTCCATGGTGATCTACCAGGACACCGCCGGGTGCCGGATGGAATACATCACCTCCGTCCTGGACGACGAAACCGCCAAGCCCTGCGGCCGGTGCGACAACTGCGCAGGCCGGTGGTTCCCGTCCGAAATAGCTGATGCTGCTACAGAGGCGGCCAGCCAGACGCTCAGCAGGGCAGGCGGTGTCCTTGAGGCCCGCCTGCAATGGCCCACTGGCATGGACCGGCTGGGCGTTCCCGTCAAGGGAAAGCTCAAGCCGGGGGAGGGCCTCGCGGAGGGGCGTGTCCTGGCAAGGCTGACCGACCTCGGCTGGGGCGGCGCCCTGCGGGAACTCTTCGCCGCCGGAGCGGAGGACCGGTCCGTGGATCCGGGCATGCTTCAGGCCTGTGTGCAGGTTCTGCGGGAATGGGGTGCCGGCGACACCCGCACCCCCGGCTGGAGCGGAGTGGGCAGGCCCGCTGCCATCGTCAGCATTCCCTCCCGGGGCAAACCGCAACTGGTGGAGTCCCTGGCCCGGGGAATCTCAGAGATCGGACGGATCCCCTACCTCGGCGGACTGCAGCTGGCCCACGGCGGTCCCACCGGGGGACGCGGCGGCAACAGCGCCTACCGGCTGGCGGGCGTCTGGGACCGCTTGGTGGTTGGGCCCGAGCTGGATGCTGCATTGAGTGGCCTCAACGGCCAGGCCGTGATGCTGATAGATGACCTGGCGGACAGCCGGTGGACCCTGACGGTCGCCGGGCGTGCCCTTCGGCAGGCCGGAGCGGGAGCTGTCCTTCCACTGGTGCTGGCCCAGGCGGGCTGA
- a CDS encoding FAD/NAD(P)-binding protein, whose product MEIAQSIRTAIIGAGPRGTSVLERLLARRAAQIASGSGPVRLHIDVIDPYPAGPGHVWQPQQSRLFLMNTQSFYPTLIPEDPALAPPIAGTTFDQWRARQQGSPSASLSEEDLAELAVLEATDFPSRALYGRYLRSIVEELARNVPDGVTIDFHETSALSVRPTGDGTFDVGLATGATLRTGSVVLALGHIPSRLNLEQRELQASANQLGLLYLPPAVPADVDWSRIPAGEPVLVRGMGLNFFDTMVQLTEGRGGKFISNGTALRYEPSGQEPHIIAASRRGTPYRAKAALNGYYPSSVTLRYFTEAALERFRTAGIRPAFDHDFWPLLHRDALWAYYSTLVRSQPNAVPDPGAFLAALDEALHPHAHSAANWEDSVESVLAVHVGPRHRLDLPGLAGPLAGRSFASRAELDDAVVDYLLDDARRSALGEDDPVKMAIGALHHGRAVLKTAVADGGITDESWVAGLRGWFESFVEGLASGPPALRAEQLAALAKAGVVSFVGPDPKFALDRRNRVFTAASPWVDDAPVTAKTMVEALAPGNRVSANDSPVLEQLLADGLVRPRLMMTVEGAPVQSTGLDVAPHPYRPVAANGSVTEGLYALGLQLSSVQWGTAIAAEAFQPGGPNYRSGQRTLRDADEIAGAILGA is encoded by the coding sequence GTGGAAATAGCGCAAAGCATCCGGACCGCCATCATCGGGGCAGGTCCGCGGGGCACCAGCGTCCTGGAACGCCTGCTGGCCCGCCGTGCCGCGCAGATCGCTTCCGGTTCCGGCCCGGTCCGTCTCCACATCGACGTCATCGATCCCTATCCCGCGGGCCCCGGCCACGTATGGCAGCCGCAGCAGTCCCGGTTGTTCCTGATGAACACGCAGTCCTTCTATCCCACCCTGATTCCGGAGGACCCTGCCCTGGCGCCGCCAATCGCCGGCACCACCTTTGACCAGTGGCGGGCCCGGCAGCAGGGCAGCCCGTCGGCGTCCCTGAGCGAGGAAGACCTCGCAGAGCTTGCCGTCCTGGAAGCCACCGATTTCCCCAGCCGCGCCCTGTACGGACGCTATCTCCGGAGCATCGTGGAGGAGCTGGCGCGCAACGTGCCCGACGGCGTCACTATCGACTTCCACGAAACGTCCGCGCTGTCGGTGCGCCCCACCGGAGACGGAACGTTCGACGTCGGCCTGGCCACCGGAGCGACGCTGCGCACAGGCTCCGTGGTGCTGGCGCTGGGCCACATCCCGTCCCGGCTGAACCTCGAACAGCGGGAGCTGCAGGCTTCGGCGAACCAGTTGGGCCTGCTGTACCTGCCGCCCGCGGTGCCGGCCGACGTGGACTGGTCCCGGATTCCGGCCGGCGAACCCGTGCTGGTCCGGGGGATGGGCCTGAACTTCTTCGACACCATGGTCCAACTGACGGAGGGCCGGGGCGGAAAGTTCATCAGTAACGGCACAGCGCTCCGCTACGAGCCCTCGGGCCAGGAACCGCACATCATTGCCGCCTCCCGGCGGGGAACGCCCTACCGTGCCAAAGCGGCGCTGAACGGCTACTACCCGTCGTCGGTCACGCTGCGCTACTTCACGGAGGCGGCGCTGGAACGCTTCCGCACCGCTGGCATCCGGCCGGCGTTCGACCATGACTTCTGGCCGCTCCTGCACCGCGATGCGCTTTGGGCGTACTACTCCACGCTGGTGCGCTCGCAGCCGAACGCCGTGCCTGACCCCGGGGCCTTCCTCGCCGCACTGGACGAGGCCCTCCATCCGCACGCCCACAGCGCCGCGAACTGGGAGGACAGCGTGGAAAGCGTGCTCGCCGTCCACGTCGGCCCCCGCCACCGGCTGGACCTGCCGGGGCTGGCGGGACCGCTGGCCGGGCGCTCCTTCGCCTCCCGTGCGGAACTCGACGACGCCGTCGTGGACTACCTGCTGGACGATGCCCGCCGGTCCGCACTCGGCGAGGACGACCCCGTCAAGATGGCCATCGGGGCACTCCACCACGGGCGCGCCGTCCTGAAAACAGCAGTGGCCGACGGCGGCATCACCGATGAATCCTGGGTGGCGGGACTGCGTGGCTGGTTCGAGTCGTTTGTGGAAGGACTTGCCAGCGGGCCGCCCGCCCTGCGCGCCGAGCAGCTTGCCGCGCTGGCCAAGGCAGGCGTGGTGAGCTTCGTGGGGCCCGATCCCAAGTTCGCGTTGGACCGCCGGAACCGCGTCTTTACCGCGGCCTCGCCGTGGGTGGATGATGCCCCGGTGACGGCAAAGACCATGGTGGAGGCGCTGGCGCCCGGCAACAGGGTCTCCGCCAATGATTCGCCCGTCCTGGAGCAGCTGCTGGCGGACGGGCTGGTGCGGCCGCGCCTCATGATGACCGTGGAGGGCGCCCCGGTGCAGTCCACCGGCCTGGATGTTGCGCCGCACCCTTACCGCCCCGTGGCCGCCAACGGTTCGGTGACGGAAGGGCTGTACGCGTTGGGACTGCAGCTCTCCTCGGTCCAGTGGGGCACCGCCATCGCCGCCGAGGCCTTCCAGCCGGGCGGGCCGAACTACCGCAGCGGCCAGCGGACCCTGCGCGACGCGGATGAAATCGCCGGCGCCATCCTCGGCGCCTGA
- a CDS encoding GNAT family N-acetyltransferase: MLSQEFLAAQNSGTRLPLWRHLLESAEPAEAWVASDGGTLVGFAGIRREPGAASHSFEPPSSGDLELWGLYLLASHQGLGLGRRLLEAALGDEPASLWVAAHNAPAISFYRHFGFAPDGAADVIPEWENLREIRMVRPRQAAFR, from the coding sequence ATGCTGTCACAGGAGTTCCTCGCGGCACAGAACTCCGGCACCAGGCTGCCGCTGTGGCGCCACTTGCTGGAGTCGGCGGAACCGGCCGAGGCCTGGGTGGCCTCCGATGGCGGCACGCTAGTGGGATTTGCCGGCATCCGCAGGGAGCCGGGCGCTGCTTCGCACAGCTTCGAGCCGCCGTCGTCCGGCGACCTGGAGCTGTGGGGGCTGTACCTGCTGGCGTCGCACCAGGGGCTGGGCCTGGGGCGCCGGCTTCTTGAAGCGGCCTTGGGTGACGAGCCGGCGAGCCTATGGGTGGCAGCACACAATGCGCCGGCCATCAGTTTCTACAGGCACTTCGGTTTTGCACCGGACGGCGCCGCGGACGTCATCCCGGAGTGGGAAAACCTGCGCGAAATCAGGATGGTAAGGCCCCGGCAGGCTGCGTTTCGCTAG
- a CDS encoding prolyl oligopeptidase family serine peptidase, whose product MRTTAADPAPAPGFGNIPGTDPQGIAPEPTDENVWLEDVYGEEQLAWVKEQNSRTEDLLEDADYVQLEGSILEVLDSTDRIAMVGKRGDWYYNFWKDQQNPKGLWRRTTWESYCTGTPDWDVLLDVDALSAAEGQEWVFHGATFLRPAAGEPYRHALLALSPDGGDANRYREFDVETRTFVDPAQGGFDLPTAKGHVSWLDADTLLVASTAEGLPRTASSYARTAVTLRRGASLPDAPRLFEVPENHMMAVVAHDSTPGFERTFAVDYIDFYNRSNAVLRDGSWVVIDVPTDVNVSAHREWLLFRPQQDWALNGSTYPAGSLLAAPFEEYLADSQKVSVLFTPDANTSLQSWSWTRNFLLLNLLKDVSSEIRVLDPSRPTGTADAAWASSLLDACPPLHDVNAYAVDDEDGVGEDGVGEDEAGSGAGDDFWLVATGFTTPSTLMRGTLERAADGTGGVVSRHAVVKTSPSFFAHENYEVQQHFAVSDDGTRVPYFQIASRDLALDGQNPTQLSGYGGFEVSRTPAYSGTVGRAWLERRTSLSAGADGDTSHSRGGVYVVANIRGGGEYGPAWHRAALQENRHRAYQDFAAVARHLISRGVTSPERLGCVGGSNGGLLVGNMLTQYPELFGAVSCGVPLLDMRRYTRLSAGHSWIAEYGDPDVPAQWEYIRTFSPYHLLKDGVEYPETFIWTATSDDRVGPVQARKMAARMLAMGIPNVWFHEALEGGHAGASDNRQAAALQARSQHFLWKALAGGAA is encoded by the coding sequence ATGAGGACCACTGCAGCTGATCCAGCGCCCGCCCCCGGTTTCGGCAACATCCCCGGCACCGATCCGCAGGGCATTGCGCCTGAGCCCACGGACGAGAACGTCTGGCTTGAGGACGTTTACGGTGAGGAGCAGCTTGCCTGGGTGAAGGAGCAGAACTCCCGCACGGAGGACCTGCTGGAGGACGCCGACTACGTGCAGCTTGAGGGCAGCATCCTGGAGGTGCTCGACTCCACGGACCGGATCGCCATGGTGGGCAAGCGCGGCGACTGGTACTACAACTTCTGGAAGGACCAGCAGAACCCCAAGGGCCTCTGGCGCCGCACCACGTGGGAGAGCTACTGCACCGGGACCCCGGACTGGGATGTCCTGCTGGACGTGGATGCACTGTCCGCCGCGGAAGGCCAGGAATGGGTCTTCCATGGCGCAACCTTCCTCCGCCCTGCCGCCGGCGAGCCTTACCGGCACGCGCTGCTGGCGCTGTCCCCGGACGGCGGCGACGCCAACCGGTACCGGGAATTCGACGTCGAAACGCGGACCTTCGTTGACCCGGCGCAGGGCGGCTTTGACCTGCCGACGGCGAAGGGCCACGTTTCGTGGCTGGATGCGGACACGCTGCTGGTTGCCTCCACCGCCGAGGGGCTTCCGCGGACGGCCTCTTCCTACGCCCGCACGGCCGTCACCCTCAGGCGGGGCGCGTCCCTGCCCGACGCGCCCCGCCTGTTTGAGGTGCCCGAAAACCACATGATGGCCGTGGTGGCGCACGATTCAACGCCTGGCTTCGAACGTACCTTTGCCGTTGACTACATCGATTTCTACAACCGCAGCAATGCCGTGCTGCGGGATGGCTCCTGGGTGGTGATCGATGTTCCCACCGACGTCAATGTGAGCGCACACCGCGAGTGGCTGCTGTTCCGGCCCCAGCAGGACTGGGCGCTCAATGGGTCAACCTATCCGGCGGGCTCACTCCTTGCCGCGCCGTTTGAGGAATACCTGGCGGACTCGCAGAAGGTCTCCGTGCTGTTCACCCCGGACGCCAACACCTCGCTGCAGTCCTGGAGCTGGACCCGGAACTTCCTGCTCCTTAACCTCCTGAAAGACGTGTCCTCCGAGATCCGCGTGCTGGATCCGTCCCGGCCGACCGGCACCGCGGATGCGGCCTGGGCGTCTTCCCTCCTGGACGCCTGCCCGCCGCTGCACGACGTCAATGCTTACGCCGTGGACGATGAAGACGGAGTTGGTGAAGACGGAGTTGGTGAAGACGAGGCCGGCAGCGGTGCGGGCGACGATTTCTGGCTTGTCGCCACGGGCTTCACCACGCCCAGCACGCTGATGCGGGGCACCTTGGAGCGCGCCGCTGACGGGACCGGCGGGGTGGTGAGCCGGCACGCCGTGGTGAAGACGTCGCCGTCGTTCTTTGCCCACGAAAACTATGAAGTGCAGCAGCACTTCGCCGTGTCCGACGACGGCACCCGGGTTCCCTACTTCCAAATCGCCTCGCGGGACCTGGCCCTGGACGGGCAGAATCCCACCCAGCTGTCCGGGTACGGCGGCTTCGAGGTTTCCCGCACTCCCGCCTACAGCGGCACCGTGGGCAGGGCCTGGCTGGAGCGCCGGACGTCCCTTTCCGCCGGGGCCGACGGAGACACATCCCATTCCCGGGGTGGTGTGTACGTGGTGGCGAACATCCGCGGCGGCGGCGAATACGGGCCGGCATGGCACCGGGCGGCGCTGCAGGAAAACCGGCACAGGGCGTACCAGGACTTCGCGGCCGTGGCACGCCACCTCATCTCCCGCGGGGTCACCTCCCCGGAGCGGCTGGGCTGCGTCGGCGGGTCCAACGGCGGCCTGCTGGTGGGAAACATGCTGACCCAGTACCCGGAACTCTTCGGAGCCGTCTCCTGCGGCGTGCCGCTGCTGGACATGCGCCGCTACACCAGGCTTTCCGCCGGCCACTCCTGGATCGCCGAGTACGGTGACCCGGACGTGCCGGCGCAGTGGGAGTACATTCGCACCTTTTCTCCCTATCACCTGCTCAAGGACGGCGTGGAGTACCCCGAGACGTTTATCTGGACGGCCACCTCGGACGACCGGGTGGGCCCGGTGCAGGCGCGGAAGATGGCTGCCCGGATGCTGGCCATGGGGATTCCCAACGTCTGGTTCCACGAGGCCCTTGAGGGCGGCCACGCCGGCGCATCGGATAACCGGCAGGCGGCAGCCTTGCAGGCCCGAAGCCAGCATTTCCTGTGGAAGGCGCTGGCCGGCGGGGCCGCGTAG